A genomic region of Thermoplasmatales archaeon contains the following coding sequences:
- a CDS encoding DUF5611 family protein → MREYSIKKGHKADLNELLKKYFNVEGNLSEGFEFEEEGIGKIFIKKEKNEILIDIKPPEKIEPNPEILKKWNSFLFEATGRSAKERKKLLEKEVEKI, encoded by the coding sequence ATGAGGGAGTATTCAATAAAGAAGGGGCATAAAGCGGATTTGAATGAATTGCTGAAGAAATATTTTAATGTTGAAGGAAATTTGAGCGAAGGGTTTGAATTTGAAGAAGAAGGGATAGGGAAAATATTCATAAAAAAGGAAAAAAATGAGATATTAATAGATATAAAACCACCTGAAAAAATTGAGCCGAATCCAGAAATATTGAAAAAATGGAACAGTTTTCTTTTTGAGGCAACAGGTAGAAGTGCCAAGGAGAGAAAAAAATTGCTGGAAAAGGAAGTGGAAAAAATTTGA
- the pyrH gene encoding UMP kinase, whose protein sequence is MKVALSLGGSLLSLDNPEFIEEISIFLKKISEKIPLFIVVGGGKTAREYISVGRKFCKDERYLDEIGIMATRLNAYLINSFFRKKIPETIEEAIQIGPPLVMGGTTSGHSTDAVAAMLARAGNASHLVIATDVDGIYDKDPKIYSDAIKFDKIGIDELIKMVGDEWKSAGYKVVVDPVACKIIKEGRIKTFVVNGKNIKELENAIYGRKFNGTIIEV, encoded by the coding sequence ATGAAAGTTGCTCTCTCCTTGGGAGGCTCATTGCTCTCTCTGGATAATCCAGAATTTATAGAAGAAATATCAATTTTTCTGAAGAAAATATCAGAGAAAATTCCTCTTTTTATTGTTGTTGGTGGTGGAAAAACTGCAAGAGAATATATTTCAGTTGGAAGAAAATTTTGCAAGGATGAAAGATATCTTGATGAAATTGGAATAATGGCCACCCGTTTAAATGCATACCTCATAAATTCTTTCTTCAGAAAAAAAATCCCTGAGACAATAGAAGAGGCAATTCAAATTGGCCCCCCTCTTGTGATGGGTGGCACCACTTCAGGCCACTCCACAGATGCGGTGGCGGCGATGCTTGCGAGGGCGGGAAATGCGAGCCATCTTGTGATTGCAACTGATGTTGATGGGATATATGATAAGGATCCAAAAATTTACAGTGATGCGATTAAATTTGATAAAATTGGTATAGATGAGCTTATAAAAATGGTTGGGGATGAATGGAAGAGCGCTGGCTATAAGGTTGTTGTTGATCCTGTTGCATGCAAAATAATAAAGGAAGGAAGGATAAAAACATTTGTTGTTAATGGAAAAAATATTAAAGAATTAGAAAATGCTATATATGGGAGAAAATTTAATGGAACAATTATAGAGGTATAA
- a CDS encoding DUF2116 family Zn-ribbon domain-containing protein: MIPQHSHCRICGKAIKYDEDFCSEKCKSEYENYLKKRRRLQIIFYILIFLVIIVYMFLIISQRG; this comes from the coding sequence ATGATTCCACAGCACAGTCATTGCAGGATATGTGGAAAAGCAATAAAATATGATGAGGATTTTTGCAGTGAAAAATGCAAAAGTGAATATGAAAATTATTTAAAGAAGAGGAGAAGACTACAGATAATATTCTACATCCTGATTTTCTTGGTAATTATAGTGTATATGTTCTTAATCATTAGCCAGAGGGGCTAG
- a CDS encoding RNA 3'-terminal phosphate cyclase yields MIEIDGSYGEGGGQMLRMSIAFSSITKKPVRIFNIRANRPNPGLRNQHIASIETVSKICNANVKGLKIGSSEIEFYPREIEGGEYEFDVGTAGSIALVLQACIIPSIFAEKETKLILKGGTDVRWAPPWDYFKNVFLEILRKMGIEIYGKLHKRGYYPAGGGKVEVIIKPCKEIRPIYFDEKVEEIEGIVNISNLPVQIAERIKKSVEENIKDFPKNIRIEKYEAISPGVGIVLWSKPKILGADCLGEKGRRAEEIGESVSKKILEEIYANVDLDEKAVDQIIPFLAISGYKTCFKCKKISNHATTELFLLKKFLDLDAKVSGNDICEVEINGKKLL; encoded by the coding sequence ATGATTGAAATAGATGGAAGTTATGGAGAAGGCGGAGGGCAGATGTTGAGGATGAGCATAGCATTCTCCTCTATAACAAAAAAGCCGGTTAGAATTTTCAATATAAGGGCAAATAGACCAAATCCAGGACTGAGAAATCAGCACATTGCTTCAATTGAAACTGTTTCAAAAATATGCAATGCAAATGTTAAAGGATTAAAAATTGGTTCAAGCGAAATAGAATTTTATCCTAGAGAAATTGAGGGAGGAGAATACGAATTTGATGTTGGAACCGCTGGAAGTATAGCCCTTGTTTTGCAGGCATGCATAATTCCATCAATTTTTGCTGAAAAAGAAACAAAATTGATTCTGAAGGGAGGGACAGATGTGAGGTGGGCTCCTCCCTGGGATTATTTTAAAAATGTTTTTCTTGAAATTCTTAGAAAAATGGGAATAGAAATATACGGGAAATTGCACAAAAGAGGGTATTATCCCGCTGGTGGAGGGAAGGTAGAGGTGATTATAAAGCCATGCAAAGAAATAAGGCCGATTTATTTTGATGAAAAAGTTGAGGAAATAGAAGGAATTGTTAATATTTCAAATCTTCCAGTTCAAATAGCGGAAAGAATAAAGAAATCCGTGGAAGAAAATATAAAGGATTTTCCAAAAAATATAAGAATTGAAAAATATGAGGCAATTTCTCCAGGTGTAGGAATTGTTCTATGGAGCAAGCCAAAAATATTAGGGGCGGATTGCCTGGGGGAGAAGGGCAGGAGGGCGGAAGAAATAGGAGAATCTGTTTCAAAAAAAATTCTTGAGGAAATTTATGCAAATGTTGACCTTGATGAAAAAGCGGTTGACCAAATCATACCATTCCTTGCAATAAGTGGATATAAAACATGCTTTAAATGCAAGAAAATTAGCAATCATGCAACAACAGAATTATTTTTGTTAAAGAAATTCCTTGATTTAGACGCAAAAGTCAGTGGAAATGATATATGTGAAGTGGAAATAAATGGAAAGAAATTACTCTAG
- a CDS encoding CDC48 family AAA ATPase: METNEVVLRVAEGLSQDVGAGRARIDTETRMKLNVAPGDIIEIEGGRKTGAIVWRARPIDEGKGIIRIDNLTRKNARVGIGDKVTIRKVEVKVASQVVIAPAISQSQRIQFGHGIESIVKRGLYKRPLTAGDTIIVPGIALFGNSLPFGVVKTEPKGLVVIGDETSVIVKEEPIKEELLKLPQISYEDIGGLDEEIMKIREMIELPLKHPELFERLGIDPPKGVLLYGPPGTGKTLIAKAVANESGASFFTINGPEIMSKFYGQSEENLRRTFEEAEKNAPSIIFIDEIDAIAPKREEVHGEVERRVVSQLLTLMDGLKGRGKVIVIGATNRPDSLDPALRRPGRFDREIEIGVPDRDGRKEILQIHTRGMPLAEDVNLDALADVTHGFVGADLAALAREAAMNALRRYLPEIELDKPIPTEVLEKMVVMMNDFKEALKMIEPSALREVLIEIPNVRWEDIGGLEDVKQRLREAVEWPLKNPEAFKKMGIRPPKGILLYGPPGTGKTLLAKAVATESEANFLSVKGPEIFSKWVGESEKAIRELFKKAKQTAPSIVFFDEIDAIAPRRGSHEGTRVTETVVNQLLTSIDGLEQMSDVVIIGATNRPDIIDPSLLRPGRFDELVLVGIPDKEARKSIFKIHTKNMPLAKDVSIDELAGIAEGYVGADIEAICREAGMMALRENANEVTREHFMRAMKEVHPSVDEEMMEYYKEMEKKLGKGVAKKELKKGVEVM; encoded by the coding sequence ATGGAAACGAATGAAGTTGTGCTTAGGGTGGCTGAAGGCCTTAGTCAGGATGTAGGAGCGGGAAGAGCGAGAATCGATACTGAAACGAGAATGAAGCTAAATGTTGCACCAGGCGACATAATTGAGATAGAAGGGGGAAGAAAAACTGGAGCAATAGTCTGGCGCGCCCGCCCCATTGATGAGGGGAAGGGAATAATAAGGATAGACAATCTTACGAGGAAAAATGCGAGAGTTGGAATCGGGGATAAGGTAACAATAAGGAAAGTGGAAGTGAAGGTAGCGAGCCAGGTTGTTATTGCCCCAGCAATTTCTCAGAGCCAGAGAATCCAATTTGGGCATGGTATAGAGAGCATAGTTAAGAGAGGGCTTTATAAACGCCCACTCACTGCGGGAGATACAATAATTGTTCCAGGAATTGCTCTTTTTGGTAACTCCCTTCCATTTGGAGTTGTTAAAACCGAGCCAAAAGGATTAGTAGTTATTGGGGATGAAACAAGTGTTATAGTCAAAGAAGAGCCGATAAAGGAAGAATTGCTTAAATTGCCACAGATAAGCTATGAAGATATTGGAGGACTTGATGAAGAAATAATGAAAATAAGAGAGATGATAGAATTGCCATTGAAACATCCTGAGCTTTTTGAAAGGCTTGGAATAGATCCTCCAAAAGGAGTATTGCTTTATGGCCCACCAGGAACAGGAAAAACATTGATTGCAAAAGCTGTTGCAAATGAATCTGGAGCAAGCTTCTTTACAATAAATGGGCCTGAAATAATGAGTAAATTTTATGGCCAGAGCGAGGAAAATTTGAGAAGGACATTCGAGGAAGCGGAAAAAAATGCTCCCTCAATAATTTTCATTGATGAAATAGATGCAATTGCTCCCAAAAGAGAGGAAGTGCATGGTGAGGTTGAAAGAAGAGTCGTTTCTCAATTGCTTACTCTAATGGATGGATTAAAGGGAAGGGGAAAAGTAATAGTTATAGGGGCAACAAACAGGCCAGATTCTTTGGATCCCGCTTTAAGGCGCCCTGGAAGATTTGACAGGGAAATTGAAATAGGAGTTCCAGACAGAGATGGCAGAAAGGAGATTCTTCAAATTCATACAAGAGGCATGCCCCTTGCGGAAGATGTAAATCTGGATGCACTTGCTGATGTAACCCATGGATTTGTTGGAGCGGATCTTGCAGCACTTGCAAGGGAGGCGGCGATGAATGCATTGCGCAGGTATTTGCCAGAGATAGAGCTTGATAAGCCAATTCCCACTGAAGTTCTTGAAAAAATGGTTGTTATGATGAATGATTTCAAAGAAGCCCTTAAGATGATTGAACCATCCGCTCTGAGAGAAGTTTTAATTGAAATTCCAAATGTTAGGTGGGAGGATATTGGCGGGCTTGAAGATGTGAAGCAAAGATTAAGAGAAGCGGTTGAATGGCCATTAAAAAATCCTGAAGCATTTAAAAAAATGGGAATCAGGCCACCAAAAGGAATTTTGCTTTATGGCCCACCAGGAACAGGAAAAACATTGCTTGCGAAAGCGGTTGCGACAGAAAGTGAAGCAAACTTTTTGTCAGTAAAAGGACCAGAGATTTTCAGCAAATGGGTGGGTGAGAGTGAGAAAGCAATAAGAGAGTTATTCAAGAAGGCAAAGCAGACCGCTCCATCAATAGTATTTTTCGATGAAATAGATGCAATTGCTCCAAGAAGAGGGAGCCATGAAGGAACAAGGGTAACTGAAACTGTTGTAAATCAACTTCTAACTTCAATTGATGGGCTGGAGCAGATGAGTGATGTTGTTATAATTGGTGCAACGAACAGGCCAGATATAATTGACCCCTCCCTCCTTCGCCCCGGGAGGTTTGATGAACTGGTACTTGTAGGAATACCAGATAAAGAAGCCAGGAAGAGCATTTTCAAGATACATACAAAAAATATGCCACTTGCAAAAGATGTTAGCATAGATGAGCTGGCGGGAATAGCGGAAGGATATGTAGGAGCGGATATAGAAGCGATATGCAGGGAGGCAGGAATGATGGCATTGAGAGAAAATGCAAATGAAGTAACAAGAGAGCATTTCATGAGGGCTATGAAAGAAGTTCATCCATCTGTTGATGAAGAAATGATGGAATATTATAAAGAAATGGAGAAGAAGTTGGGCAAGGGAGTTGCCAAGAAAGAGTTGAAGAAAGGAGTAGAAGTAATGTAG
- a CDS encoding 30S ribosomal protein S19e, whose product MTTAYDVPAEPLIKRLAEKLKNEFKIAPPEWAKWIKTGIHKERPPENPEWWYIRVAAILRKIYMRGPIGTSRLRGLYGGRRDRRNAPYKHVKGSGSIIRKALQQLEEQGLVEQVKGKGRKITPKGQSLVDNTAHELAEEIGKLI is encoded by the coding sequence ATGACCACCGCATATGATGTGCCTGCAGAGCCATTGATAAAAAGGCTTGCAGAAAAACTCAAAAACGAGTTTAAAATAGCTCCGCCTGAGTGGGCTAAATGGATAAAGACAGGGATACATAAGGAAAGACCACCTGAAAATCCTGAATGGTGGTACATAAGAGTTGCTGCAATCCTGCGAAAAATTTATATGCGAGGGCCTATTGGAACATCTCGCTTGCGAGGGCTTTATGGAGGAAGGAGAGATAGAAGAAATGCACCATACAAGCATGTAAAGGGTAGCGGTTCAATAATAAGAAAAGCGCTTCAGCAATTAGAAGAGCAAGGACTTGTTGAGCAAGTAAAAGGAAAGGGAAGAAAAATAACACCTAAGGGGCAATCGCTTGTTGATAATACCGCCCATGAATTAGCGGAGGAGATAGGAAAACTTATATAG
- a CDS encoding 50S ribosomal protein L39e, which yields MAKNKPAAKKRRLMKETKSNRRVPAWIIIKTSRRFLQHPKRRHWRRSNLKR from the coding sequence ATGGCAAAAAATAAACCAGCAGCAAAAAAAAGAAGATTGATGAAAGAAACAAAAAGCAATAGGCGTGTGCCCGCCTGGATAATAATAAAGACGAGCAGAAGGTTTCTACAGCACCCAAAAAGAAGACATTGGAGAAGGAGTAATTTAAAGAGGTGA